Below is a genomic region from Candidatus Methylomirabilis limnetica.
CAAGGGTTTACTGGGTTTGAGGTGATGCGAAAAAGTGGTCTGTTCTACGAATACGAAAAAGGAGAAGGCTTGACCTTTTACACGAAGCGGTTTGCCTTCTTTGTGGGACGACGCTGCCGGGCCTCCACCCTGCAGGACGTGGCCAACAAGCTGCATCTGAACTGAAATGTCAGGGGACGATGCGGATCATCAGTGTCATCGAGGACCCGTCGGTGATCCGGGACCTCCTCAATCATCTGGGACTCTGGCCGGCAAGCACAAGACCACCACCAAAAGCTCACGCCACACCAATCTGGGAATACGCCGCTTGCGATCTCCAACTTCAAACACACGCTGAGACTATCTACGGCGACCCCGACTACACCTGGGATGAAGACAGACAGCCATAACGCATTGTGAAACAAAGGCGTGCAGGAGAGGTCTGTCTGTATTGTGCTCACAAATGCCCTCTTGCCGGGTGACTCGACCACAAGATGAGCTGATTTCTCAAAAGAGCGGTCCCCGATCCACCTTCCTTACCCAACCGCATCGCCAGCCCCTGTTTTTCGATGCACAATATCTGTTGACAAGCAACAACAGCCTTCCTATACTTCCAGCCATCGAAAGCAATGCCTTATCAAAATAAATAAATCAAACAAACAAACAAACAATGTTACGCTCACCAGGCTGCCCGCTTGATAGGGGCGACCGCCACCCCTTTCGTTAAACGCGCACCCGCAGGAAGCTTAGTCTTTATGGAGAATTTAACCGAGTTCGAAGCTTTCAAAGATCGCGTCATCTCGCTAGTGTCAGAGGACTCGCTCAACCGGAAATTCCTCACTGAGCAGATCAACGAAATTTTCCTCCAGCGCGTCGATGGCTGCCTCTATTCCCGGCTTCTGGCGCTCTTCGTCCACTTGGACTTTGATGAAGCCGAGGCCCAGCGCCACTGGGTGAGCATACTCGATAATTACAACTACTTTCATGAGGTACTGCGGCGCAAGGTGGGGCTGCGGGTGGCGATGTTTGACTACTTTCTCAATAGTAATCAGCTCCTCCAGAACCCGATCCTCGTCGAAATCCATCTGTTCCAGCAGGCCACCTTTATGGCCATGCAAGACCACCTCACCAATCTCTTCAACCGCCGCTATTTCGATATCGCCCTGGAAAAGGAAATCAAGCGCTCCGCGCGCTGGCAAACAGATTTCTCGTTACTGATGATCGACCTGGATAATTTCAAACAGGTCAACGACGTGCACGGCCACCTCTTCGGGGATAAGGTGCTCAAGGATCTCGCCGCAGTGCTGAAACAGCTCAGCCGGGAAGAAGATACCGTCTGCCGCTACGGGGGCGAAGAGTTTATCGTCTTGCTGCCGGGCACCACCGCGAGCGGCGCGCTTCACTACGGGGAGCGGGTGCGGGCCGCCTTGGCAGAAAACGATTTTTTGTATCGCCATCACATCACCTTCAGTGGCGGGATCGCCACCTTTCCCGCCGATGGCAGCGAGGCGGTGACCTTGCTCAAGGGTGCCGATGTCTCGCTTTATCAAGCCAAGTTTTCCGGAAAAGATTGCATCGTCAAAAGTTCCCAGGAACGTCGCCATGGCAAACGCCATCCCCAAACCTGGCAGATCAGCTACCAGCCGCTGGAGCAGACCTTCACCACCCCTGAGATTCACGAGGCTTACGCTCAGGACGTCTCACTCGGCGGCGTCAGATTTGAAATGGCGCAAGTGTTTTCCCTGGACGACAAATTATTGCTCCACATCAAGCTCCCCGAGCTTCAGGGCGTCATCGTTGTCGGGAAGGTCGCCTGGATCCGAAAACTGGAGTCGAACCGCTACGAATATGGCCTGCAGTTTCACGATCTGAAAGCCGAGCAGGTGGAAAATTTTAAAAAGGCTTTACCTGGAGGCGAAGCTTCCATTCCAGATTTTTGAGCTACATGCGCGGCCAACAACCGCAGTGCGTCCTCTGCTTTTTTCTAACCACTTTTCTCATTGTATATTTAATTAACTGATGCGTTCATTTCGTTAAGGGTCGATACCCCGCGGCTTGCCGCGTCCGTGTGATCTCGATATGGCAGAAGGTGTACTCCTGGCTTCGTATGCAACTCATCCGTCTGCCCTGAAGGTATGCGGCCAGCGCCGTTGGATACCCATCAGCTTGCCGCGGGGAGGCGTCATCAAGGACCCGTCGGTGATCCGGGTTCTCCTCACTCCTCTGGGACTTTGGCTGGCAAGCGTAAGACCGCCACCACACGCTCACGCCCCGCCATCCGGGACTACACCGCTGTCGATCGAAAGCTTCACACGCATGTGGAGACTCTCTACGGCGACCCCGACTACACCCGGGATGAAGACATGCAGTCGTGACGCATCGTGAAACACAGGCGTGCAGGAGAGGCCTGTCTGCATGGCGCTCATAAATGCCCTCTTACCGGGTGATTAGACCACAAGATGAGCTTATTACTTAAAAGAGCAGTCATATACATCTATCTTAGCAAAAATCATCGTAATATACTGCGATTAGATGTATAATATCATTGCACAATGATTACTGATAGAAACAAACAGCCTTACTATACCCTAGCCAGCAAATGTAATACATTATCAATACACCACAATCATAAAAATCAAATCAAAGGTCAGGTTAGCTTGAGAATGTCCGCTCAATAGGGGTAGAATAAAGACCCAGTTGAGAGGAGGCAAGAGGCATGGTTGAAGGCAAGAAGCGAATGACGGCAACGCGGAAGCTGGAGGTATACATAGAGATGTGCTGGAAGAACGCCAACGCGGGAGAGATCCTGCGGCGGTATTGGCTCCACCTGAACGACCTCCGGCGGATCGAGATGTTGGTGGAGCTGGCAGCCCTTACGGCGCTCAATGGGAGCCGCCGAAGGCCTGGGGCAGATCCCCAGGCGGACAGAGAATATGCCTAACTCGCGGCAGAGCTGGCGCAAACGGAGAATACTCTGGCCGAGTTGACCGTGGAGTACACCCTGCGCAAAAAAAGCGAGCGCTCGGGTTGGAAGGGTTCCTCGATGGCATCTACCTCCATAGCGGAGTGCGGGAGGCGCTGATCATGGCGACCAAGGACGCCATCGCGGGCGGGTTGACCGAGCGGGCGGGTAGAGGTTATGCCTCTGAGCTTTTACAGGAGGAAATGAAATTGACCGTCGATAACCCTCTATATAATAGTAGGGTAATAGATACCTATATAAAGTTTGTTAAACAAAAATATGATTACGTAAATATCAGTGAATTATTAAGCTACGCAAAGATTGAGTCATATCAGGTTATAGACGAAGGCCACTGGTTTACTCAGAAACAGATAGACCTGTTTTATGAAAGGCTGGAAAAGCTAACTAAAAATAAAAACATAGCAAGGGAAGCTGGAAGATACGCGGCATCATCCGAGTCCCTGGGAGTAATGAGACAGTATATGTTGGGGTTTGTTGGCCCTGCAAAAGCTTATCAACTAATAGGAAAATATGCCCCTAAATTGGCCAAATCGTCAATTTATGAATCAAAAATAAAAACCTCTAATGGAATTGAAATTACTGTCACGCCGCTAAAAGGCGTCCACGAAAAACAATTTCAATGTGATAACAGAATCGGGTATTTTGAAGCCATTGCCTTAGCATTTAACTATAGTCTCCCTGAAATCAGACATCCTGAATGTGTCTTCAAGGGTGGGAAAGTTTGTCATTATATTATTTCATGGAAACAATCGTATTTCTCCTTCTGTAAAAAAATCAGAAATTATGCTGCCCTGTTTTTTCTCGCCGTAAGTCTCGGTGCTTCTTTCATGTATTCTTTGTCTACGCTGATAACAATTGTACCATTTTCTGTTTTTGTTGTTCTTTCATTAACTCTCTATGCTGCAATTATCGAAAAAAAGGAATTAAATACAGCCATAGACAACCTCAAGGTTTCGTCCGATGAGCTCATGGAACAGGTTGACGTAAATTATAACAATTCCCTAATGCTAAGTGAAATTGCACTATCTCTTAGCAAACAAATGGACATCGATATCATTTTATCTAATGCTATGAAAGTCTTGGAGGTCCGCCTTTGTTATGATCGTGGCGTGATTCTTTTAACAAATGAAGACAAGTCCCTGTTATTATTCCGCGCAGGTTTTGGTTATACTCCCGAGCAATTAAACGTTTTGAAGAACACTCAGTTTCACTTAAATATGACTGAGTCAAAGGGGCTGTTTGTTGTCTCTTTTCGTGAAAAGAAACCATTTTTAATAAATGATTTACAAGAGATAGAGGCCCACCTTTCATCTCACAGCCTGGAATTTGCAAAAAAAATGGGGGCATTATCCTTTATCTGTTGTCCAATAATCTACGAAGGAGAGTCCCTGGGAATTCTTGCCGTAGACAATACAAAGACAAAAAAACCGTTGGTCCAGAGTGATATTAGTTTGCTTATGGGCGTTGCGCCTGAAATTGGGATGAGCATTCATAACTGCTTACTCCTGGAAGCCAAAGAACGACAATTTGAATCGATAATACACGTCTTAGCGGCTAGCATTGATGCTCGAGACCCACTGACAGCAGGTCATTCCGAAAAGGTTACAGAATACGCCATGGGAATATGTCACGAATTAGACATACCGAAGGAAGACCGAGAAATCATTCGTATTGCCTCATCACTGCATGATTATGGCAAGATAGGTATTAAAGATTCTATCTTAATGAAACCAGGCAAACTGGATCCAGAAGAGCGTAAGGCAATAGAAACTCATGCGGACAAAACCAAGAAAATATTGGAACGGGTACACTTTGAAGGCGTTTATGGGGAGATTCCTAATATTGCGGGATCACACCATGAAAAAATTGATGGCAGTGGTTACCCAAAGGGACAGAAGGGAGAAGATATTCCTCTGGGTGCTAGGATAATTGGTGTAGCTGACTTTTTCGAAGCTATAACAGCAAAACGTCATTACAGGGACCCGATGCCCATCGATGTAGCGTTTCAACTACTCAATGAGGAGGTAGGAAAAAGTTATGACAAAAATATTGTTGATGCTTTTATTAGATATTATAACGGGAGGTTAAAGACTTAATCAAATAGTTGACAGATTTAAATCAAGCAACAGGCTTACGTCCCCTGCAACAAATTACTGGCGTGTAAGTAAATCTTCTCGGATCGATAAAAAATCTATTAAATTCCCCTAAAAACTCTTCGTATCCTCCATCATATTCTTCAAAATTGAAATTTACCTTCTTTGAGATAACTTCAAACTTCTTTGTCCAGTTGTAGGCATCAATGTCGTTTAATTCCCCAAATATCAGGTGATGAGCGGTAACATCCATGTTTATATCCTGATAGCCAAGATCATACAGGAAAGAATAAAGTTTTCTCCCTACATACGGATCGAAGTCTGCATTTTCCTCTAAATATTTTATAACGGCAAAAATGGTTCTTTCCAGCCTTGGTGAAATGCCAAAATGGCTTAAACAATTATGGTCTAAATCAACCAGGCACAAAATACCACCTGGCTTTATAAGCTTAGTTACATTTTTAACGATGTCAAAACTGCTAGAAAGGTAATACTCTAAAGCAAAACGCATCCAGACAAAGTCAAACATCTCCTCACCGCCAAGGGACTTTCGTATATCTCTACGCCTAAATGTTATCCCTTTATCGTTATAGCGTTCTTTAGCATATTCAATTCTCTTTTCTGAACCATCGAATCCGATTGCCACTCCACCAGGTTGAACTAATTTATGTAATATAGAAGTTACTTTTCCTGAACCACAGCACATATCAGCAACGTGCATACCTGGCTTAATACCAGCCCAAAGAGCTTGCTGCTCAACAACTCTACTATTTGTTTTAATATCCAGACGGAAAGCCTCTTCTTCATTTTCCATTAAGTATTCCATAACCCCCCATCCTTTATGCTCTCAGGTGGTTTAGATCGATACCGGAAATATTTTTGTGATTATATCACTACTTACCATCCCCTGCTTTTCGATGTACAATATCTATACAAAATAATACCATGTAAAATAACTATTGACAACTAAAAACAGCCTTACTACACTTAAAGCCATCAAAAGCAATGCCTTATCAAATAAAACAATCAACCCTGATCAGAGGTGGCAATGGATAAACTCCAAAGAATTGCTAAGCTTTCCTACTATACCGACCCAGATAAGGGACTGGAAGAAAGAAAGAAGATCTCCAGAAAACGCCTAAGAAACACCCTGAACCATATTAATTTTCAAACTGGCACAATACTTATAAATTTCAAACACCTAAAGTATGATACTGTCCTATCTCTTCAAGCCAATCCACAGCCATGTCTTGAAAATAGTTTGGAATGTTTGTGGATTGAACCAGCAGGACTAAAACAGAAATTGAGTTCTTACAAATTTCTAAATTTTCTACTTACAGATGATCTAGCGCTTATTCTTGTTGAAGCTGCCTTAAAGGAAATAAGTGAGGAAGGAATTAGCTTCAGCCTCCCTGAAATTTGTTACGAGCTTAGCTATCGCAAGGTAAGAAGGCATTTATGCAAGGGTATTCAGGTTGATCTCATTCAAAACAGTGTAATATTTTACGGAACTCTTTTGAACTTTAGCGCTGTCTCGTTCTGTATAGAAGTATCAACTGAGCCATCCCAACCATTTCATTGGGTTAATCCTGAAGATACGGTATATGTTACATTCAAAAATAAACAGGATATCCTGTATTCAGGAGAATGCAGGATAATCCGACAAACGTATGGCCAAAAAAAGAGCGTCTTTATAGTAGAACCTGTAAACGATCAGATACGCAGATTTAAGACAAAAGAGTTTCGAAGCTCTCGACACAAATTATCACCCTCACCAAATATTAACTTTATACATCCTTTTACTCAGAAACTTATCAACATGGAAGTTGAAGATCTGACAGGTTCTGGTTTTTCTGTTGAGGAAGACATAGACAATGCTGTGCTTTTGGTCGGAATGATTATCCCGGAACTGTACATAGAAATAGGCTATGATTTTAAAATCAGATGCAAGTCCCAGGTTGTTAATAGAAATGTTCATACAGCCAACGATTGCAAAACTCTCGCGAAATGTGGAATGACCGTTTTAGATATGGACATCCAAGAACAAGTAAGACTTTCGAGTTATTTACAGCAGGCGGAAAATAAAAAGGCCTTTGTTTGCAACAGGGTGGACATAGATGCGCTGTGGAAGTTCTTTTTCGAGACAGGCTTTATCTATCCTAAAAAATATGCTCTTATGTCCGCTGACAAGGAAAAGTTTAAAGCAACTTATGAGAAGCTTTATGTCGAAAATCCCCATATAGCCAGACATTTCGTATGCCAAGATAAAGGTATAATTCAAGCGCATGTATCGATAATCCGTTTTTATGAAGAGACATGGCTA
It encodes:
- a CDS encoding class I SAM-dependent methyltransferase; translated protein: MEYLMENEEEAFRLDIKTNSRVVEQQALWAGIKPGMHVADMCCGSGKVTSILHKLVQPGGVAIGFDGSEKRIEYAKERYNDKGITFRRRDIRKSLGGEEMFDFVWMRFALEYYLSSSFDIVKNVTKLIKPGGILCLVDLDHNCLSHFGISPRLERTIFAVIKYLEENADFDPYVGRKLYSFLYDLGYQDINMDVTAHHLIFGELNDIDAYNWTKKFEVISKKVNFNFEEYDGGYEEFLGEFNRFFIDPRRFTYTPVICCRGRKPVA
- a CDS encoding diguanylate cyclase, producing the protein MENLTEFEAFKDRVISLVSEDSLNRKFLTEQINEIFLQRVDGCLYSRLLALFVHLDFDEAEAQRHWVSILDNYNYFHEVLRRKVGLRVAMFDYFLNSNQLLQNPILVEIHLFQQATFMAMQDHLTNLFNRRYFDIALEKEIKRSARWQTDFSLLMIDLDNFKQVNDVHGHLFGDKVLKDLAAVLKQLSREEDTVCRYGGEEFIVLLPGTTASGALHYGERVRAALAENDFLYRHHITFSGGIATFPADGSEAVTLLKGADVSLYQAKFSGKDCIVKSSQERRHGKRHPQTWQISYQPLEQTFTTPEIHEAYAQDVSLGGVRFEMAQVFSLDDKLLLHIKLPELQGVIVVGKVAWIRKLESNRYEYGLQFHDLKAEQVENFKKALPGGEASIPDF
- a CDS encoding PilZ domain-containing protein; its protein translation is MDKLQRIAKLSYYTDPDKGLEERKKISRKRLRNTLNHINFQTGTILINFKHLKYDTVLSLQANPQPCLENSLECLWIEPAGLKQKLSSYKFLNFLLTDDLALILVEAALKEISEEGISFSLPEICYELSYRKVRRHLCKGIQVDLIQNSVIFYGTLLNFSAVSFCIEVSTEPSQPFHWVNPEDTVYVTFKNKQDILYSGECRIIRQTYGQKKSVFIVEPVNDQIRRFKTKEFRSSRHKLSPSPNINFIHPFTQKLINMEVEDLTGSGFSVEEDIDNAVLLVGMIIPELYIEIGYDFKIRCKSQVVNRNVHTANDCKTLAKCGMTVLDMDIQEQVRLSSYLQQAENKKAFVCNRVDIDALWKFFFETGFIYPKKYALMSADKEKFKATYEKLYVENPHIARHFVCQDKGIIQAHVSIIRFYEETWLLHNHASLRSGHGNTGLVVMRQVERYINDFHRLYSAHMNFVGCYFRPDNKFPMRVFGGCAREINNPKACSVDSFVYFCFPRAGTQPDLPEALTLTKTQPEDLLELETFYEYESGGLMLQALDLTPEMIDNDNLSKEFNKLGFKRERILFSLKKNDVLRAVIAVNVSDIGLNLSNLTNCFHVIILDAKDLPVNIIYICLSMLSKYYEQQDEIPVLLYPVSYAQSHSVAYEKIHTLWMLNTQYGDQYFKYMENLFHHRHDDEEAQCSIAYPDMDDTRRRSEKHGRSLRIITKDGIDSQHENEDGR
- a CDS encoding HD domain-containing phosphohydrolase, whose translation is MATKDAIAGGLTERAGRGYASELLQEEMKLTVDNPLYNSRVIDTYIKFVKQKYDYVNISELLSYAKIESYQVIDEGHWFTQKQIDLFYERLEKLTKNKNIAREAGRYAASSESLGVMRQYMLGFVGPAKAYQLIGKYAPKLAKSSIYESKIKTSNGIEITVTPLKGVHEKQFQCDNRIGYFEAIALAFNYSLPEIRHPECVFKGGKVCHYIISWKQSYFSFCKKIRNYAALFFLAVSLGASFMYSLSTLITIVPFSVFVVLSLTLYAAIIEKKELNTAIDNLKVSSDELMEQVDVNYNNSLMLSEIALSLSKQMDIDIILSNAMKVLEVRLCYDRGVILLTNEDKSLLLFRAGFGYTPEQLNVLKNTQFHLNMTESKGLFVVSFREKKPFLINDLQEIEAHLSSHSLEFAKKMGALSFICCPIIYEGESLGILAVDNTKTKKPLVQSDISLLMGVAPEIGMSIHNCLLLEAKERQFESIIHVLAASIDARDPLTAGHSEKVTEYAMGICHELDIPKEDREIIRIASSLHDYGKIGIKDSILMKPGKLDPEERKAIETHADKTKKILERVHFEGVYGEIPNIAGSHHEKIDGSGYPKGQKGEDIPLGARIIGVADFFEAITAKRHYRDPMPIDVAFQLLNEEVGKSYDKNIVDAFIRYYNGRLKT